DNA from Halomonas sp. GFAJ-1:
CGAAGGCTGGCTCTTCGTGCGGCGTGTACTGAGCGAAGGCAACAGTACGCGGGTGCGCGTGACCCTGCTTGAAACGTTTACCCTTGAAGAAGGCATTATCGCTCCTGGCGATAAACCTGCGCGCAAGCTAACCCTGGAAATCTATGATAAATTAGATATCAATAAAGGAATGCGCACCCAGGTACGGGTAGACTGCTTGGACACTCCTCAGGACTACCACTTTATTACCCTGCTCGATGCGGTGCGTGGAGATTTACGTCCACACCTTAAATAAGCGTAAGCGCCCGCCATGGTCTCTCGTCGTGCATTCACCTTCATCTTACTGATGTTCGTAGTAGGGCTTAATTTGCGCCCTGCTATGTCATCGGTTGCCCCACTGCTAAACCGCCTACAAGAGACCGCCGGATTAACACCTGCGGCCGCAGGTATTCTCACCACCTTACCGGTACTTTTCCTGGGCTTGTCGGCCCCACTCGCACCAATGTTGGCCCATCGGCTTGGTAGTGAACGTGCGCTAAGCGGAGCGCTATTACTATTAGCCAGTGGGCTAATAGTTAGGGGGCTACCGCTGCCCGGCAGCCTATTTATGGGTTCTGCTATGGCAGGCACAGCTATCGGGATTAGTGGTACGTTGCTGCCCGCCTTGGTCAAACGAGAACTGCCTGAAAGTGCCGACTTACTTACCGGGCTTTACACCATGGCGCTCTGCCTTGGGGGTGCGCTGGGCGCTGGGCTTAGCGTACCACTAATGCAATGGCTGGGAAGTTGGCAGCTGAGTTTAATGAGCTGGTCCCTGTTAGCGCTTGTGGCATTACTTCTATGGATCGCGAAGGCCCCCAAAACCCAGCAATCTCAGTTACCCACTTCACCAAAAGCACCGCTTCTGCATTTGCTACGCAAACCGCTGACTTGGCATGTCATGCTGTTTATGGGCATCCAGTCCTCAATGGCGTATATCGTGTTCGGCTGGCTGCCCACACTACTGGTATATCGCGGATACGATGAGGCCGCCGCGGGCTGGACAATGGCTATTTCAATCATGTGCCAGCTAGGCGCTGCACTATCCGCCCCTTGGCTGGCTCGCTTAGGCAAAGACCAGCGCCCCGCCCTGCTGCTGGTTCTGTTCAGCACTGGATTAGGCCTTTGGATGCTGCTAATCGCGCCATTGGCCTGGAAGTGGCCAGGGGCAGCGCTACTTGGCATTGGTCAAGGCGGCAGCTTCAGCTTAGCACTTAGCCTTCTGGTATTGAGAACCGCTAACTCACGTTTAGCCGGGCAGCTCTCTGGCCTCGTCCAGGGTGGAGGTTACACGCTTGCATCCCTTGGGCCATTTGGCGTGGGCCTGATGCTCCAAGCAGGTGCCGGCACTGAAGACATCGCTTGGCTACTTATTTTATTGATTCTAATCTGCTGCGGGTTTGCGCTTCTCGCTGGTCGTAAACGTCGACTAGATGACCAGTCAGGCAAACTGATAGTACATAACAACTAACTTACTAGTGACA
Protein-coding regions in this window:
- a CDS encoding MFS transporter, giving the protein MVSRRAFTFILLMFVVGLNLRPAMSSVAPLLNRLQETAGLTPAAAGILTTLPVLFLGLSAPLAPMLAHRLGSERALSGALLLLASGLIVRGLPLPGSLFMGSAMAGTAIGISGTLLPALVKRELPESADLLTGLYTMALCLGGALGAGLSVPLMQWLGSWQLSLMSWSLLALVALLLWIAKAPKTQQSQLPTSPKAPLLHLLRKPLTWHVMLFMGIQSSMAYIVFGWLPTLLVYRGYDEAAAGWTMAISIMCQLGAALSAPWLARLGKDQRPALLLVLFSTGLGLWMLLIAPLAWKWPGAALLGIGQGGSFSLALSLLVLRTANSRLAGQLSGLVQGGGYTLASLGPFGVGLMLQAGAGTEDIAWLLILLILICCGFALLAGRKRRLDDQSGKLIVHNN